One stretch of Priestia megaterium DNA includes these proteins:
- a CDS encoding DeoR/GlpR family DNA-binding transcription regulator — translation MLTPERHQLILKLLKEKELVKVQEFIEVTGASESTIRRDLSQLEEEQMLKRVHGGASLIRSKRIELSVIEKSAKNVQDKRNIAEYAASIINEGDCIFLDAGTTTYEMIPFLKQKDVVVVTNGLMHLNPMLEQGITLYLIGGSVKHKTGALIGNGALLSLEQYRFDKCFMGANGIHHQYGYTTPDPEEALIKQTAMKLSRESYILSDSTKFFETSFAKIADLHEAKIITNDVPSDVLIQYANKTDIKVVKS, via the coding sequence ATGTTAACGCCGGAGAGACATCAACTAATCTTAAAACTTTTAAAAGAGAAAGAACTTGTAAAAGTGCAAGAGTTTATCGAAGTTACAGGCGCTTCGGAATCCACCATTAGAAGAGACTTAAGTCAACTAGAAGAAGAGCAAATGCTCAAACGTGTTCACGGTGGCGCTTCGCTTATTCGCAGTAAACGAATCGAACTGAGCGTTATCGAAAAATCTGCTAAAAATGTTCAAGATAAACGAAACATTGCAGAGTATGCGGCTTCCATTATAAATGAAGGTGACTGTATTTTTTTAGATGCAGGAACTACAACGTATGAAATGATTCCTTTTTTAAAGCAAAAAGATGTAGTTGTCGTGACAAATGGTTTAATGCATTTAAACCCGATGCTAGAACAAGGTATCACCCTCTATTTAATTGGGGGATCTGTTAAACATAAAACGGGCGCTTTAATTGGCAATGGAGCTCTTTTAAGTCTTGAGCAATATCGTTTTGATAAGTGCTTTATGGGAGCGAATGGGATTCATCATCAATATGGATATACAACTCCTGATCCAGAAGAAGCGTTGATCAAGCAAACGGCAATGAAGCTGTCTAGAGAATCTTATATTTTATCAGATTCCACTAAGTTTTTTGAAACAAGTTTTGCGAAAATAGCCGATTTACATGAAGCAAAAATTATAACAAATGACGTACCTAGCGATGTACTTATACAGTATGCAAACAAAACAGACATAAAGGTTGTGAAATCATGA
- the pfkB gene encoding 1-phosphofructokinase: MIYTCTLNPSVDYVVHVSAFEEGGLNRTTNEAKFPGGKGINVSRVLKRLGVDNKALGFVAGFTGTYIEDYLKAENIETAFTRVDGDTRINVKLKTEKETEINGQGPAITDEALQSLLTQVKQMTEGDIFVLAGSIPKTLPSSVYETLTELAAANGVKVVVDASGKTLLDVVSHKPFFIKPNHHELAELFDVEVNSAEDALVYGKKLVEQGAQNVVVSMAGDGALLINESGVYSATVPKGTVKNSVGAGDSLVAGFIASYVKQGDLLEAFQTGVASGSATAFSLELCTAEDVKTLREQVSITKVE, encoded by the coding sequence ATGATTTATACATGTACGTTGAACCCATCCGTTGATTACGTAGTACATGTTTCAGCATTCGAAGAAGGCGGGCTTAACCGCACAACGAATGAAGCCAAGTTTCCAGGAGGAAAAGGCATTAACGTCTCTCGCGTTTTAAAGCGATTAGGTGTTGATAATAAAGCTCTCGGTTTTGTAGCGGGCTTTACAGGAACCTATATCGAAGACTACTTAAAAGCGGAGAATATTGAAACTGCTTTTACAAGAGTTGATGGAGATACCCGTATTAACGTAAAGTTAAAAACAGAAAAAGAAACAGAAATTAACGGTCAAGGACCTGCTATTACAGACGAAGCGCTTCAGTCTTTATTGACTCAAGTAAAGCAAATGACTGAAGGCGATATCTTCGTATTAGCGGGGAGTATACCGAAAACGCTTCCAAGTTCTGTGTATGAAACGTTAACTGAACTAGCAGCAGCGAACGGAGTAAAAGTTGTAGTAGATGCAAGTGGAAAAACCTTGCTAGACGTCGTGTCTCACAAGCCGTTTTTTATCAAACCGAATCATCATGAACTTGCAGAATTGTTTGATGTAGAAGTAAACAGTGCAGAAGATGCGCTAGTATATGGTAAGAAGCTCGTGGAACAAGGAGCGCAAAACGTCGTTGTATCCATGGCAGGCGATGGAGCACTTCTTATTAACGAAAGCGGTGTCTACAGTGCCACAGTCCCTAAAGGAACAGTGAAAAATTCTGTTGGAGCTGGAGATTCACTTGTAGCTGGATTTATTGCTTCTTATGTAAAACAAGGAGATTTATTAGAAGCCTTTCAAACAGGAGTTGCTTCAGGAAGTGCCACAGCATTCTCACTTGAATTATGTACAGCAGAAGATGTAAAGACGCTTCGTGAACAAGTGTCAATCACAAAGGTAGAGTAG
- a CDS encoding YolD-like family protein produces MNVYQDELKQYAKLVMPEHLEKMKKMYSPEAHKQSLGLKKEKIEHIENVIMNSYSEHHPVTLHVYEAGHIQRYERVTIDKVSLQSNTLMVTGPCYTYSIRADAVIEANVWKDESYSS; encoded by the coding sequence ATGAACGTGTATCAAGATGAATTAAAACAGTATGCGAAGTTAGTAATGCCCGAGCATTTAGAGAAAATGAAGAAAATGTACAGTCCCGAAGCGCATAAGCAGTCTTTAGGATTGAAAAAAGAAAAGATTGAGCATATTGAAAATGTCATTATGAACAGTTACTCGGAGCATCATCCAGTAACGCTTCACGTCTATGAAGCAGGACATATTCAAAGATATGAACGAGTGACGATTGATAAAGTCTCACTGCAGTCGAATACGCTGATGGTGACAGGCCCTTGTTATACATATTCGATTCGAGCGGATGCAGTAATTGAAGCAAATGTATGGAAAGATGAAAGCTACTCTAGCTAA